A section of the Anaerobranca gottschalkii DSM 13577 genome encodes:
- a CDS encoding DUF5348 domain-containing protein, which yields MMGKLVYSKEKECWYFKGKENRFPISCGEHLQIKIFNKYRPCRVELAHDWYVILDNISFVLFKSFSYDVKYY from the coding sequence ATGATGGGTAAGTTAGTTTATTCTAAAGAGAAAGAATGTTGGTATTTCAAAGGAAAAGAAAATCGCTTTCCTATCAGTTGTGGAGAGCATCTTCAAATAAAAATTTTTAATAAGTATAGACCTTGTAGAGTGGAGTTAGCACATGATTGGTATGTAATATTAGATAATATCTCTTTTGTTTTATTTAAATCCTTTAGCTATGATGTTAAATATTATTAG
- a CDS encoding YueI family protein, translated as MDERDKIKHFASKDKLEQYLIQGKGIEEFKKQEKSLFLGEFRERVIKALSIPQLHEEGTYPEIEEAIKDPRAKKLVINRKADLKKAAEYIRLAKEYNLQFTTVDSENIQDQIGLVVASDQGIDVDNIYVKERSEKLRELGLPQGVIDNPKGKLCKKCYDEVKRLAPEELKNYRPLSFFDRILGEKCIGCKKDNG; from the coding sequence ATGGATGAGAGGGATAAAATAAAGCATTTTGCTTCTAAAGATAAGCTTGAACAATACCTAATCCAAGGTAAAGGGATAGAGGAGTTTAAAAAACAGGAGAAATCCCTATTTTTAGGAGAATTTAGAGAAAGGGTGATTAAAGCCCTTTCCATCCCTCAACTCCATGAAGAAGGAACATACCCAGAAATAGAAGAAGCTATTAAAGATCCTCGGGCAAAGAAGCTAGTTATCAATAGAAAAGCAGACCTAAAAAAAGCTGCTGAGTATATTAGATTAGCAAAAGAATATAATCTCCAATTTACTACTGTTGATTCAGAAAATATCCAAGATCAAATTGGTCTTGTCGTTGCATCTGATCAAGGGATAGATGTGGATAACATTTATGTAAAAGAACGTAGTGAAAAACTAAGGGAGTTAGGACTGCCACAAGGGGTTATAGACAATCCTAAGGGTAAGCTTTGCAAAAAATGCTATGATGAAGTAAAAAGGTTAGCCCCTGAAGAATTAAAAAATTATCGACCCCTTTCCTTTTTTGACCGGATTTTAGGAGAAAAGTGTATAGGATGTAAAAAAGACAATGGTTAA